A genomic window from Cotesia glomerata isolate CgM1 linkage group LG7, MPM_Cglom_v2.3, whole genome shotgun sequence includes:
- the LOC123268394 gene encoding translin has product MAEVAKIFNSFQDYLNYEQELREEIRVIVRKLEKCYRDILMVLQNIHNENPMEEDIIVSQYCAKAREHFETVRQYYSELEKLVPNDQYYRFHDQWRYVTQRLCFLVSLIIYLEVKTLVTKETVAEFLGIKSNREEGFHLDIEEFLMGLLELSAELTRFAVNSVTCGDYNRPIEIARFVNELNAGFRLLNLKNDNLRKRFDALKYDVKKIEEVVYDLSIRGLKPTSQQISPAQ; this is encoded by the exons atgGCAGAAGTTGCAAAAATCTTTAATTCATTTCAAGATTACCTTAACTATGAACAAGAATTGAGAgag gaaatACGTGTTATTGTccgaaaactcgaaaaatgtTATCGAGATATTTTAATGGTTTTACAAAATATCCACAATGAAAATCCAATGGAAGAAGATATTA tTGTATCGCAGTACTGTGCAAAAGCACGAGAACATTTTGAAACGGTTCGTCAATACTATTCAGAATTGGAAAAATTGGTACCAAATGATCAGTATTACCGATTCCATGATCAATGGCGTTATGTTACACAAAGACTGTGCTTTCTTGTATCTTTAATCATTTATCTAGAGGTCAAGACACTTGTTACTAAAGAAACAGTTGCTGAATTTCTTGGAA ttaaaaGCAACCGTGAAGAAGGCTTTCATTTGGATATTGAAGAATTTCTAATGGGCTTGCTCGAGTTGTCTGCTGAACTG ACACGATTTGCAGTAAATAGCGTCACATGTGGTGATTACAATCGACCAATTGAGATCGCACGTTTTGTCAATGAATTAAATGCTGGTTTTCGATTGCTCAACTTGAAAAACGACAATTTGAGAAAACGCTTCGATGCTTTGAAATATGATGTCAAGAAAATTGAAGAAGTTGTTTATGATTTAAGCATTCGTGGTTTAAAACCAACAAGTCAGCAAATTTCACCGGCTCAATAa